One window of Puntigrus tetrazona isolate hp1 chromosome 14, ASM1883169v1, whole genome shotgun sequence genomic DNA carries:
- the prelid1a gene encoding LOW QUALITY PROTEIN: PRELI domain containing 1a (The sequence of the model RefSeq protein was modified relative to this genomic sequence to represent the inferred CDS: deleted 1 base in 1 codon): protein MKYFSCAGFLKSSWDQVFLAFWQRYPNPYSNHVLTEDIIFREVTPDNCLISRRLLTKTGRAPRWAEKFLPAHMAQKAYIIEDSVVDPQGRTMTTLTWNISHARVMSIEERCVYRVNPDNNGWTEIKREAWISSNLYGLSRAIQEFGLARFKSNVTKTMKGFEYVLAKMQGEMPARTLAETATVKARETALAAKEKAKDLASQAQKKQYV from the exons ATGAAGTATTTCAGCTGTGCGGGCTTTCTGAAGAGCTCGTGGGACCAAGTGTTTTTGGCTTTCTGGCAGAGATACCCCAACCCCTACAG TAATCATGTTTTAACCGAAGACATCATATTTCGG GAAGTCACTCCGGACAACTGTCTGATTTCCAGACGTCTCTTGACCAAAACAGGCAGAGCTCCTCGCTGGGCAGAGAAGTTTCTGCCTGCTCACATGGCACAGAAGGCTTACATCATTGAGGACTCGGTAGTGGATCCTCAGGGCAGGACCATGACCACTCTCACCTGGAACATCAGCCACGCGCGTGTGATG AGTATTGAAGAGCGTTGCGTGTACAGAGTGAACCCTGACAACAACGGCTGGACTGAGATCAAGAGAGAGGCCTGGATTTCTTCCAACCTGTACGGTCTCTCCAGAGCTATTCAG gaATTCGGTCTCGCCCGGTTTAAGAGCAACGTTACGAAGACTATGAAAGGCTTCGAGTACGTCCTGGCTAAGATGCAAG GTGAAATGCCCGCACGCACTCTGGCAGAAACCGCAACTGTGAAGGCACGTGAGACCGCACTCGCCGCCAAGGAGAAGGCGAAAGATTTAGCCTCTCAAGCTCAAAAGAAGCAGTATGTCTGA
- the mxd3 gene encoding max dimerization protein 3, protein MEVNTCNIQVLLQAAEYLERREREAEHGYASVLPFSSKGVTEKRKKQKSKSHSPGSSRSVHNELEKHRRAQLKHCLEQLKEQVPLSSDSARNTTLNLLRQAQLHIKKLQEQDERAELLKDRLRWEQRELRTRLEKLQGGSERMRNDSLGSAVSSERSDSEREDVEIDVESMVWTLESDSLGSSHAGVDHSYSTSDHNWL, encoded by the exons ATGGAGGTAAATACATGCAACATTCAAGTGCTTCTGCAGGCAGCTGAATATTTGGAGCGGAGGGAAAGAG AGGCCGAGCACGGTTATGCCTCAGTGCTTCCATTCTCCAGTAAAGGAGTTACAGAGAAGAGGAAAAAGCAGAAGTCAAAGAGTCATTCGCCCGGGAGCAGCAG GTCTGTTCACAATGAGTTGGAGAAACACag GAGAGCTCAGTTAAAACATTGTTTGGAGCAGCTGAAGGAGCAGGTTCCTCTGTCCTCTGATTCAGCTAGAAACACAACCCTCAATCTGCTCAGACAAGCACAGCTGCACATCAAG AAGCTGCAGGAACAGGATGAGCGTGCCGAGCTGCTGAAGGATCGTCTGCGCTGGGAGCAGAGAGAACTGCGCACGCGGCTGGAGAAACTGCAGGGGGGTTCGGAGAGGATGCGTAACGACAGCCTCGGCTCGGCTGTGTCCTCTGAGAGATCCGACTCTGAGAGAG AGGACGTTGAGATTGACGTGGAGAGCATGGTGTGGACGCTGGAGTCAGATAGTCTGGGCTCGTCACATGCTGGGGTGGACCACAGCTACTCTACCTCCGATCACAACTGGTTATGA